A stretch of the uncultured Desulfobacter sp. genome encodes the following:
- the htpG gene encoding molecular chaperone HtpG, with protein MAEKETRQFKTEVQQLLHLIIHSLYSNQEIFVRELISNASDAIDKARFKEQTEPELFADDNDFHIRLAADKDAKTFTITDNGIGMTFDEVNDNIGTIAQSGTAAFMEALERQKNETGLSPELIGQFGVGFYSAFIVADKVRLDTKAPGQEKGVRWESDGKGEYTLEEIDKETRGTQITLFLRDPEEGDQDFTEEYVIRNIVKKHSDFVTYPIIMNVETSEPIPENEIIKDKDGKPIGETYRKVRKDETLNSMKAIWAKSKDDVTEDEHKEFYKHISHNWDDPFEIIHKKFEGVTEYDVLMYLPSKAPLDMFRPERKHGMQLYCKRVFIMDDCKELLPEYLGFVQGVVDAPDLNLNVSREILQEDRLVRNIRKNLVKQIFSVLEGMEDERYIEFYEEFGQALKAGIPTDYDNKERLASLLRYKTTKSGDKYVTLDQYIENMKEDQKDIYYITGENLASLVNSPLLEALKEKDYEVLLMVDPIDEWVTQSLPEYKEKKLKSAEKGDLDLEKVDDEKKNEYSALLSFLKGKLESKVKDVVVSNRLKDSVSCLAGDEWAMSAYMQKILKASGQKAPDQKRALEVNVNHPVMEKIKSVFESDTTNPVLTDYCDLLYDIAVISEGGKLDNPARFSTLVGDLMAKSI; from the coding sequence ATGGCAGAAAAAGAAACCAGACAATTTAAAACCGAAGTTCAGCAGCTTTTGCATCTGATCATCCACTCTCTTTATTCCAACCAGGAGATTTTTGTACGGGAATTGATTTCAAACGCCTCGGACGCAATTGACAAGGCCCGATTCAAGGAGCAGACAGAGCCGGAGCTGTTTGCCGATGACAATGATTTCCATATCCGCCTGGCTGCGGACAAGGACGCCAAGACCTTCACCATCACGGATAACGGCATCGGCATGACCTTTGACGAGGTCAATGATAATATCGGCACCATTGCCCAGTCCGGTACCGCCGCTTTCATGGAAGCCCTGGAAAGACAAAAAAATGAAACCGGCCTCTCCCCGGAACTCATCGGCCAATTTGGCGTGGGCTTTTATTCCGCGTTTATTGTCGCGGACAAGGTGCGTCTGGACACCAAAGCCCCGGGCCAGGAAAAGGGTGTGCGCTGGGAATCCGATGGTAAGGGTGAATATACCCTTGAGGAAATTGATAAGGAAACAAGGGGGACCCAGATTACGCTGTTCCTTAGAGATCCGGAAGAGGGGGATCAGGATTTCACCGAAGAGTACGTCATCCGCAACATTGTTAAAAAGCATTCGGATTTCGTCACCTATCCCATTATAATGAACGTGGAAACCAGTGAACCCATTCCTGAAAATGAGATTATCAAAGACAAGGACGGAAAGCCCATCGGAGAGACCTACCGGAAGGTCAGAAAAGATGAAACCCTGAATTCCATGAAGGCGATCTGGGCCAAGTCCAAGGACGATGTGACCGAAGATGAGCACAAGGAGTTTTATAAGCACATCTCCCATAATTGGGATGACCCCTTTGAGATTATTCACAAAAAATTTGAAGGGGTAACCGAATATGATGTGCTCATGTATCTTCCCTCCAAGGCTCCCCTTGACATGTTCCGGCCAGAACGCAAACACGGCATGCAGCTTTACTGCAAACGGGTGTTTATCATGGATGACTGCAAGGAGCTATTGCCCGAGTACCTGGGATTTGTCCAGGGGGTTGTGGATGCACCGGATTTGAACCTTAATGTCAGCCGCGAGATTCTTCAGGAAGACCGCCTGGTCAGAAATATCCGCAAGAATCTGGTCAAACAGATTTTCAGTGTGCTCGAAGGTATGGAAGATGAGAGATACATTGAATTTTACGAGGAGTTCGGTCAGGCGCTTAAGGCCGGTATCCCCACGGATTACGACAACAAGGAACGGTTGGCATCGCTGCTGCGTTACAAAACCACAAAGTCCGGTGATAAATATGTGACCCTTGACCAGTACATCGAAAATATGAAAGAGGACCAGAAAGATATTTACTACATCACGGGTGAAAATCTGGCATCTCTTGTTAATTCTCCCCTGCTTGAGGCCCTTAAAGAAAAGGATTACGAAGTCCTTCTCATGGTAGACCCCATTGATGAATGGGTAACCCAGTCTCTGCCCGAGTACAAGGAAAAGAAACTGAAAAGCGCTGAAAAAGGCGACCTTGACCTGGAAAAGGTGGATGATGAAAAGAAAAATGAATACTCAGCATTGCTCTCTTTTCTGAAAGGCAAGTTGGAAAGCAAGGTTAAGGATGTTGTGGTTTCCAACCGGCTTAAGGACTCTGTTTCCTGTCTGGCAGGCGATGAGTGGGCCATGAGCGCTTACATGCAGAAAATTCTGAAAGCCTCCGGCCAGAAAGCCCCGGATCAGAAACGTGCTCTGGAAGTCAATGTCAACCATCCGGTCATGGAAAAGATTAAGTCCGTGTTTGAATCCGATACCACAAACCCTGTGCTCACGGACTACTGTGATCTGCTTTATGATATTGCCGTGATTTCTGAAGGCGGCAAGCTTGATAATCCGGCACGGTTTTCCACGCTGGTGGGAGATCTTATGGCAAAATCCATATGA
- the dnaN gene encoding DNA polymerase III subunit beta: MKFSFNKKDILEVLAKVQGITGRKTNLKITSDILIKAAESKITITANDLETVFTGTYEAQVETPGMLSINSKKFFEIIREYPNENICINEVENRWVEIGSGDSVYHIVSSDYENFPETPVIENVDFIEVAAKDLKQMVAVSSVVGYQNEEKRTYVLGALIEKAEVDGAQMLRIVSTDSRRLHCFDVPFQGNLDLGESRTIIPKKGLSELGKFIDSDIETIKVGVKKNHFVFQRANESIMIKLLEGDYPDYKLVINMEDMIPIEVDREMFLTLMKRVSILTSEDYKSVVFNFTENNLTVTITNPEIGESKEQLMVGFTGEETKSAFNPRYFKDALNLFDDEIVTLNIKDSKSPCIVKSMKNNNLICVIMAIHLS, from the coding sequence ATGAAATTCTCCTTCAACAAAAAGGATATCCTGGAAGTTCTGGCAAAAGTTCAGGGTATCACCGGCAGAAAAACAAATTTAAAAATCACCTCTGATATCTTGATCAAGGCGGCGGAATCAAAGATAACCATCACGGCCAATGACCTTGAAACGGTTTTCACCGGCACCTATGAGGCACAGGTTGAAACGCCGGGCATGCTGTCTATCAACTCAAAAAAATTCTTTGAAATCATCAGGGAATACCCCAATGAAAATATCTGCATCAATGAAGTTGAAAACCGGTGGGTTGAAATAGGGTCTGGGGACAGTGTTTATCATATTGTCTCCTCGGATTATGAAAATTTTCCGGAAACTCCTGTGATTGAAAACGTCGATTTTATAGAGGTTGCAGCCAAAGACCTGAAACAGATGGTGGCCGTCTCTTCGGTGGTGGGATACCAGAACGAGGAAAAAAGGACATATGTTCTAGGCGCATTGATTGAAAAGGCCGAAGTTGACGGCGCACAAATGCTTCGGATCGTGTCAACGGATTCAAGGCGGCTTCACTGTTTTGACGTGCCGTTTCAAGGGAATCTTGATTTAGGGGAGTCCCGGACAATCATCCCCAAAAAAGGGCTGAGCGAACTTGGAAAATTCATTGATTCCGATATTGAAACCATCAAGGTGGGTGTAAAGAAAAATCATTTTGTGTTCCAGCGGGCCAATGAATCCATCATGATCAAACTGCTTGAAGGCGACTATCCGGACTACAAGCTTGTCATAAACATGGAGGACATGATCCCCATTGAAGTTGACCGGGAAATGTTTCTTACACTGATGAAACGGGTCTCCATCCTCACCTCGGAAGATTATAAAAGCGTTGTATTCAACTTCACGGAAAACAATCTGACCGTTACCATCACCAACCCTGAAATCGGCGAATCAAAAGAACAACTCATGGTTGGTTTCACAGGAGAAGAGACAAAAAGCGCATTTAACCCCAGATACTTCAAGGACGCCCTTAATCTGTTCGACGACGAAATTGTGACATTGAACATAAAAGACAGCAAAAGCCCCTGCATCGTTAAAAGCATGAAAAACAATAACCTTATCTGCGTAATAATGGCCATCCATCTATCATGA
- a CDS encoding CoA pyrophosphatase — protein sequence MNIPPYIEIINSAIVSAPHPPAPAPGQFKPTAVMALFLFSPEPALLFIQKADREGYAWRNQMAFPGGHVEQTDNSAKQAAFRELYEETNIIPDNVQYIGSLGHFQTLKNRDIQAFTGVWNQKDDIVFETEEISRVIEIPFETLLQTHRENGYAGHRPGVAELTYPYQDVVIWGVTAQIVHHLIEVVRDIL from the coding sequence ATGAACATCCCCCCATATATCGAAATAATAAATTCTGCTATTGTCTCGGCCCCCCATCCGCCGGCCCCGGCCCCTGGGCAGTTTAAGCCCACGGCCGTTATGGCGCTCTTTCTTTTTAGCCCGGAACCTGCCTTGCTGTTTATCCAGAAAGCGGACCGGGAAGGATATGCCTGGCGCAACCAGATGGCGTTTCCTGGCGGGCATGTGGAACAAACAGACAATTCGGCAAAACAGGCGGCCTTTCGTGAGCTCTATGAAGAAACAAACATTATTCCTGATAATGTGCAGTATATCGGATCACTGGGACATTTTCAGACATTGAAAAACAGGGACATCCAGGCGTTCACAGGTGTTTGGAACCAAAAAGACGACATCGTTTTTGAGACCGAAGAAATTTCAAGGGTGATTGAAATTCCCTTTGAGACGCTCCTGCAGACCCATCGGGAAAACGGCTATGCCGGTCACAGACCCGGCGTAGCGGAACTGACCTATCCATACCAAGATGTTGTGATCTGGGGCGTTACGGCGCAGATTGTCCATCACCTAATAGAGGTCGTCAGAGACATCTTATAA
- a CDS encoding anaerobic ribonucleoside-triphosphate reductase activating protein: MYIGGFQKNSLIDFPGTIACVVFTRGCNFSCPYCHNPGLVAVNAAPEGGGIDVGAGSNYGTPSRPDSPDQKEILKFLDKRKGMIEGVVVTGGEPTLQADLINFIQTVRQMGYKIKLDTNGTAPRVLEALFAQGLVDYLAMDIKTDTDHYPMIMKNPRLLDRVVESIALIMEKAPAYEFRTTCTKPFVTPAIMDNIGRMIRGAASYVLQPCSRNVDMLDPDFAAEDNHFLNADDMAALKAAVLPFVKNTRIR; the protein is encoded by the coding sequence ATGTATATTGGCGGATTTCAAAAAAACTCCCTGATTGATTTTCCGGGTACCATCGCTTGCGTGGTGTTCACCCGGGGGTGTAACTTCTCCTGCCCCTACTGCCATAATCCCGGCCTTGTTGCCGTCAATGCCGCTCCCGAAGGGGGCGGCATTGACGTTGGTGCGGGCTCCAATTACGGAACCCCGAGCCGGCCCGACAGCCCGGATCAAAAAGAAATTTTAAAATTTCTGGATAAACGCAAAGGCATGATTGAGGGTGTTGTCGTTACCGGCGGAGAGCCCACCCTTCAAGCGGATCTGATTAATTTTATCCAAACGGTCCGGCAAATGGGATACAAAATCAAGCTGGACACCAACGGCACGGCCCCCAGGGTCCTAGAAGCACTTTTTGCCCAGGGTCTTGTGGATTATCTGGCCATGGACATTAAAACAGATACTGACCACTATCCCATGATAATGAAAAACCCGAGACTCCTGGATCGGGTTGTGGAAAGTATTGCCCTTATCATGGAAAAAGCACCTGCCTATGAATTTAGAACAACCTGTACAAAGCCCTTTGTCACGCCGGCTATCATGGACAATATCGGCAGGATGATCCGCGGGGCTGCATCCTATGTACTCCAGCCCTGTTCCAGAAACGTTGATATGCTGGATCCGGATTTTGCCGCTGAGGATAATCATTTTCTAAACGCCGATGATATGGCGGCATTGAAAGCAGCTGTCTTACCTTTTGTGAAGAATACCAGGATACGATAG
- the gyrB gene encoding DNA topoisomerase (ATP-hydrolyzing) subunit B, whose protein sequence is MNKNQGSKDYGAGAIKVLEGLEAVRKRPSMYIGNVDLEGLHHLVYEVVDNCIDEAMAGYCDTVFVTIHEDMSVSVEDNGRGIPVEMHETENIPACEVVMTKLHAGGKFDKDAYKVSGGLHGVGISVVNALSEHLAMEVFKNGKIYNQTYSKGHKLTELEVLGDTEKRGTRITFSPDFTIMNQNEFSYDTLCRRMRELAFLNKGVRIVIEDERSAQKDDFHYEGGLISFVEYLNRASTPLHDPIHIEGDKNDVQIEVAIQYNDTFKEKLYSFANNIRTIEGGFHVSGFKGALTRTVNAYISGNSNLPKNMQNIKIGGDDMREGLAVIISVKLMEPQFEGQTKTKLGNNEVKGIVESLLNEKLAQFLEENPNVAKKIIAKGVDAARARDAAKRARELARKKGTLLDSTLPGKLAECQFADPAERELFLVEGDSAGGSAKQGRDRRFQAILPLKGKILNVEKARFDKILRSDEIKNIITVLGTGAGREEYNIEKIRYHKVVIMTDADVDGSHIRTLLLTFFYRQMPDLISNGYLYIAQPPLFRVGSRKNGVYLKNENEYADYLIRRIASQKQIVLNNQDTPLTEDDFYAFLQNMTDYYNNMNQLHKRDYDTDLLFTLIEEGVSSKRFLEEKINLETLSGMLQDRGYAPQQIEFDEERNIYEMDILDNTGQTKLLRVGRDILGTNDYQKMRQAYEKIKDLNQPPFSISSRAADAKTVTTLDDLNGLYEFLMAEAKKGINIQRYKGLGEMNADQLWETTMNPEKRIMLKVDIEDAEKADEIFTLLMGEEVEPRRNFIQKHALEVSSLDY, encoded by the coding sequence ATGAATAAAAATCAAGGAAGTAAAGATTACGGCGCAGGTGCCATCAAAGTATTAGAGGGCCTTGAAGCTGTCCGGAAAAGACCGTCCATGTATATCGGCAACGTGGACCTTGAAGGCCTGCATCATCTCGTATATGAGGTGGTGGACAATTGCATTGATGAGGCCATGGCAGGATATTGCGACACGGTTTTTGTCACCATTCATGAAGATATGTCGGTGAGCGTGGAAGACAACGGCCGAGGTATCCCGGTTGAAATGCACGAAACCGAAAACATACCGGCCTGCGAGGTGGTCATGACCAAACTCCATGCCGGCGGCAAATTCGATAAGGATGCCTATAAAGTCTCCGGCGGCCTGCATGGTGTGGGGATCTCCGTCGTCAATGCCCTGTCCGAACACCTGGCCATGGAGGTGTTCAAGAACGGTAAAATCTACAACCAGACCTATTCCAAAGGCCACAAACTAACTGAACTTGAAGTCCTTGGTGATACGGAAAAAAGGGGAACCCGGATCACGTTTTCCCCGGATTTTACCATTATGAATCAAAACGAGTTCAGCTATGACACCCTGTGCCGGCGTATGCGGGAACTTGCCTTTTTGAACAAAGGTGTCAGAATTGTTATTGAGGACGAACGATCTGCCCAGAAAGATGACTTTCATTATGAAGGGGGGCTTATCTCCTTTGTGGAATACCTGAACCGGGCGTCTACCCCGCTGCACGATCCCATTCATATTGAAGGGGATAAAAATGATGTTCAGATAGAGGTGGCCATTCAGTACAATGATACCTTCAAGGAAAAACTGTACTCGTTTGCCAACAACATCAGAACTATTGAAGGCGGATTCCATGTATCCGGGTTTAAAGGGGCCCTGACCCGTACGGTGAATGCCTATATTTCAGGCAACAGCAATCTACCCAAAAACATGCAGAACATCAAAATCGGTGGCGATGACATGAGAGAGGGGTTGGCCGTCATCATATCGGTCAAACTCATGGAACCCCAGTTTGAAGGTCAGACCAAGACAAAACTAGGGAACAATGAGGTCAAAGGCATTGTTGAATCCCTACTTAACGAAAAACTGGCCCAATTCCTGGAAGAAAATCCCAATGTCGCCAAAAAAATCATCGCCAAGGGCGTGGATGCGGCACGGGCCAGGGATGCGGCCAAGCGGGCCAGGGAACTTGCCCGTAAAAAAGGGACACTGCTTGATTCCACACTGCCGGGCAAGCTTGCTGAATGCCAGTTTGCCGACCCTGCAGAGCGTGAACTGTTCCTCGTGGAGGGCGATTCTGCAGGCGGGTCTGCCAAACAAGGCCGGGACCGGCGTTTTCAGGCCATCCTTCCATTAAAAGGTAAAATCCTCAATGTGGAAAAAGCGCGGTTCGATAAAATTCTTCGAAGCGACGAAATAAAAAACATCATCACGGTGTTAGGTACAGGCGCGGGCAGGGAAGAGTATAACATAGAAAAAATCCGCTATCATAAAGTGGTGATCATGACCGATGCGGACGTGGACGGCTCACACATCCGAACACTGCTGCTCACCTTTTTTTACCGCCAGATGCCGGATTTGATATCAAACGGTTATCTATATATTGCCCAACCCCCGCTTTTCAGGGTGGGATCAAGGAAAAACGGTGTATATCTGAAAAATGAAAATGAATACGCCGATTACCTGATCCGCAGAATTGCATCCCAGAAACAGATCGTCCTCAACAACCAGGACACACCTCTGACCGAGGATGATTTCTATGCATTCCTGCAAAACATGACAGATTACTACAACAACATGAACCAGCTTCATAAACGCGATTATGATACCGATCTTTTGTTTACCCTGATCGAGGAAGGGGTCAGTTCAAAGCGATTCCTAGAAGAAAAAATCAACCTGGAAACCTTGTCCGGAATGCTCCAAGATAGAGGATACGCCCCCCAGCAGATCGAATTTGATGAGGAGCGCAACATTTATGAAATGGATATTCTAGACAACACAGGGCAGACAAAACTGTTGCGTGTGGGAAGAGATATCCTCGGTACCAACGACTATCAAAAAATGCGCCAGGCCTATGAAAAAATAAAAGATTTGAACCAACCACCCTTTTCTATCTCTTCAAGGGCAGCGGACGCAAAAACCGTAACCACTCTTGATGATTTAAATGGCCTCTATGAATTCCTCATGGCCGAAGCCAAAAAGGGCATCAATATACAACGATACAAAGGCCTGGGTGAAATGAATGCGGATCAGCTGTGGGAAACCACCATGAATCCAGAAAAACGTATTATGCTCAAGGTAGATATTGAAGATGCGGAAAAAGCTGACGAGATATTTACCCTGCTCATGGGCGAAGAGGTAGAGCCCCGGCGTAATTTTATCCAGAAGCATGCGTTGGAAGTATCTTCCCTGGATTATTAA
- a CDS encoding EFR1 family ferrodoxin (N-terminal region resembles flavodoxins. C-terminal ferrodoxin region binds two 4Fe-4S clusters.) has protein sequence MKKITLIYFSPTKTTETVLRAVTQGLAQSMEISGSEITAVNITSPKIRDTMLAPFDDNDIVLLGAPVYAGRLPADAADFFKQLTASNTPAILTVVYGNREYEDALLELKDVAAACGFTPVSGGAFIGEHSFASTEIPVAMNRPDESDLKQAEDFGKKSGYLLKKTKDLKKISTLEVPGNFPYKEGMGKGAPDFIKVTDLCTNCGICAAACPTEAIDAEKGFATIAADCILCCACIKACPEQARLMKDGPIKDKARWLNETCSTPKSVQTFFATES, from the coding sequence ATGAAAAAGATCACCCTAATATATTTTAGCCCCACCAAAACAACTGAAACCGTTCTTAGAGCCGTCACCCAGGGTCTTGCCCAAAGTATGGAAATAAGTGGTTCCGAAATAACCGCCGTCAACATCACCTCCCCTAAAATCCGGGACACCATGCTTGCACCCTTTGACGACAATGACATCGTACTGTTGGGGGCGCCTGTATATGCCGGACGCCTACCTGCAGATGCCGCTGATTTTTTTAAACAACTGACGGCGTCCAATACCCCGGCCATACTCACCGTGGTATACGGTAACAGGGAATATGAGGATGCGTTGCTGGAACTTAAGGATGTTGCAGCAGCATGCGGATTTACGCCTGTTTCAGGGGGTGCCTTTATTGGCGAACACTCCTTTGCAAGCACGGAGATTCCCGTTGCCATGAACCGGCCGGATGAGAGCGACCTGAAACAAGCCGAAGATTTTGGGAAAAAGTCCGGGTATCTGCTGAAAAAAACCAAGGATTTAAAGAAAATTTCGACGTTGGAGGTACCGGGCAATTTCCCATACAAGGAGGGCATGGGCAAAGGAGCCCCGGACTTCATCAAGGTAACGGATTTATGTACCAACTGCGGGATTTGTGCTGCGGCGTGTCCGACAGAGGCCATCGATGCCGAAAAAGGATTTGCAACTATTGCCGCTGACTGTATTCTGTGCTGCGCCTGTATCAAGGCATGTCCGGAACAGGCACGATTGATGAAGGACGGCCCCATCAAAGATAAAGCCAGATGGCTGAACGAAACCTGTTCAACCCCCAAATCCGTCCAGACCTTTTTTGCCACAGAATCCTGA
- a CDS encoding ribonucleoside triphosphate reductase codes for MFEQIKKRDGRVAAFDSSKITNALIKAGAATKEFNGRDAKKMTMRVLTLARDLQLGPIPEVEEIQDIVERVLLDSPFYKTAKAYIIYREQHNQIRKIAINENVGLMESYISRMDWKVRENSNMSYSLQGLNNYISSDITAEYWLNKIYPPSIRDAHYSGDIHIHDLSLLSVYCVGWDLQDLLLEGFKGVAGKVESSPPKHFRSALGQIVNFFYTLQGEAAGAQAMSNFDTLLAPFVRYDNLEYKEVKQALQEFVFNINIPTRVGFQTPFTNITMDLNVPAMLKDSPVIIGGKYQTDTYSAFQNEMDMINSAFAEVMMEGDAKGRVFTFPIPTYNITADFNWANPKLENIWKMTGKYGIPYFSNFVNSDMDPEDARSMCCRLRLDNRELRKRGGGLFGANPLTGSIGVVTLNLPRIGRLALDEDDFFERMDKLIDLSAESLGIKRKILEKFTENDLYPYSKFYLRKIKENTGVYWRNHFSTIGVLGMNEACLNFLGEDSGIATPRGQAFAVKAMDHIRSKIENLQESTGEIFNLEATPAEGTTYRFAKLDKKKFKRILCANEEEYKNGSDPFYTNSTHLPVNYTDDLFEALELQDELQTKYTGGTVQHLFLGEEVSDIEAVKHMVSKVSNSFRLPYFTLTPTFSVCPTHGYIAGEHAKCETCNTDTEIYSRVVGYLRPVSQWNNGKQTEFNMRKTYTPQKVAAKIAS; via the coding sequence ATGTTTGAGCAAATCAAAAAAAGAGACGGACGGGTAGCTGCGTTTGATTCTTCTAAAATAACAAATGCTTTGATCAAAGCAGGAGCAGCAACCAAAGAGTTCAACGGCAGGGACGCAAAAAAAATGACCATGCGGGTACTGACCCTCGCCCGAGACCTTCAACTTGGGCCCATTCCCGAGGTAGAGGAGATCCAGGATATTGTGGAACGGGTACTTTTAGATTCCCCGTTTTACAAAACCGCTAAAGCATACATCATCTACCGTGAGCAGCACAACCAGATCAGAAAAATTGCCATCAATGAAAATGTCGGCCTCATGGAATCCTACATCAGCCGCATGGACTGGAAAGTAAGGGAAAACTCGAATATGAGTTACTCTCTCCAGGGACTGAACAATTACATTTCCTCGGATATCACAGCCGAATACTGGCTCAATAAAATCTATCCCCCGTCCATCCGGGATGCCCACTACAGCGGTGATATACACATCCATGACTTAAGCCTTCTGTCCGTATACTGTGTGGGCTGGGATCTGCAGGATCTTCTCCTTGAAGGATTTAAAGGCGTGGCCGGGAAGGTGGAATCCTCTCCGCCCAAACATTTCAGGAGCGCCCTGGGCCAGATCGTCAACTTTTTCTATACCTTGCAGGGGGAAGCGGCAGGCGCCCAGGCCATGTCCAATTTTGATACCTTGCTGGCCCCGTTTGTCCGGTATGACAACCTCGAATACAAAGAGGTCAAACAGGCGTTGCAGGAATTTGTTTTCAACATCAACATCCCGACCCGGGTGGGCTTTCAGACGCCTTTTACCAATATCACCATGGACCTGAACGTCCCGGCTATGCTCAAGGACTCCCCTGTCATCATTGGCGGAAAATACCAGACTGACACCTATTCCGCATTCCAAAATGAGATGGACATGATCAATTCCGCCTTTGCAGAAGTAATGATGGAAGGCGATGCCAAGGGCAGGGTATTCACGTTCCCCATTCCCACCTATAACATTACGGCGGATTTTAACTGGGCAAATCCCAAACTGGAAAATATCTGGAAAATGACGGGCAAGTACGGCATTCCCTATTTTTCCAACTTTGTTAATTCAGACATGGATCCCGAGGATGCACGTTCCATGTGCTGCCGACTCAGACTCGACAACCGAGAGCTGCGCAAGCGCGGCGGCGGACTTTTCGGCGCAAACCCACTGACCGGTTCCATCGGGGTTGTCACCTTGAATCTGCCCAGAATCGGGCGCCTTGCCCTGGATGAGGATGATTTCTTCGAACGTATGGATAAACTGATTGATCTAAGTGCCGAATCATTGGGCATCAAGCGTAAAATCCTTGAAAAGTTCACCGAAAACGACCTGTATCCCTATTCAAAATTCTATTTGAGAAAAATCAAGGAGAACACCGGCGTTTACTGGCGCAACCATTTTTCCACCATCGGCGTTCTGGGCATGAATGAAGCATGCCTGAACTTCCTAGGCGAAGACAGCGGCATTGCCACCCCCCGGGGGCAGGCCTTTGCCGTCAAGGCTATGGATCATATCCGAAGCAAGATTGAAAACCTGCAGGAAAGCACCGGTGAAATATTCAACCTGGAAGCAACGCCTGCCGAAGGCACCACTTACCGGTTCGCCAAACTGGATAAAAAGAAATTCAAACGCATTTTGTGCGCCAATGAAGAAGAGTATAAAAATGGTTCAGATCCCTTTTACACCAACTCCACCCACCTGCCGGTAAACTACACCGACGACCTGTTTGAGGCGCTGGAACTGCAGGACGAACTGCAGACCAAATACACCGGCGGTACGGTCCAGCATCTGTTCTTGGGCGAGGAAGTATCAGACATTGAAGCGGTTAAACACATGGTGTCCAAGGTGTCCAACAGCTTCCGCCTGCCCTATTTCACCCTGACGCCCACTTTCAGTGTCTGTCCCACCCACGGGTATATCGCAGGGGAACATGCCAAATGCGAAACCTGCAATACCGATACGGAAATATACTCCAGGGTGGTGGGCTATCTGCGGCCGGTAAGCCAGTGGAACAACGGCAAACAGACGGAATTTAATATGCGCAAGACCTATACGCCCCAGAAGGTGGCGGCAAAGATTGCATCATAA